Sequence from the Ascaphus truei isolate aAscTru1 chromosome 3, aAscTru1.hap1, whole genome shotgun sequence genome:
AGCAGATTTTTATGAGAAAAAATTGGCCTGCTTTAACATCAAAAAATCCTTTAAAAAAGCACACAATAGGATTAGTTAATATCAACAGAACTTACTAAACGGAATACTGTACGTTGTTAAGCCTTTTTTCTTGCATGAAAATGTTATTGCTATTACATAAATAAAAGTGTTGCATCTGTATTCGCCATACTAAACAACATTTTTTGTTAACATCAGTTTTAGTAGCCAAGTTCTCTCTGCATTTAGATCTCGTTACACTCATTTTTAGGACCCTAGTAAGGATCTTTGGTGCCGTCTTGCATGAAATATGGAACCACAAACTGCTCAGGATGAAGAATGTTTAACACATCTGTGTCTCTTGATTTACTAGTGCAGGAATGGGTAAAAATCCAGtgtgttaaagaggcaatcccaagtgttcccctcccccttaatacaggaatgaagcaaggggtctccagagctgaacgccATTATTTAAGCAcctggggagcccctgcttccgaatatacttgcctccgtagggagtgccggtagccactccagggttcactatatgtcTGCTTTTCAGAGCTCCcaggccctgcgggccaataggaagccgtgacatcatcagattCCGCTTCCTAATGGTTCATGTGACATGGAAGCTGAAAACTTCAGTGGCACcctcttcggaggtaagtatcttcggaagcagggggtccccggagctgaaatgaatggggttcagctccggagaccccctgcttcaacctgtATTACAAAATGAAGGGGAACCCCCGCCCacccacaaaaaaaacaacacatggcCTGCCTCTTTAAGCAACCTAAATTCAATTTTCTTCTTTGTTCTGTTCCTTTAAGTCCGAAACTGTTTTGACGTCATCCTCGTCTTGATGGCGAGACTGGCAATGTGTTTGATGTTTTTTGAATCCTCTGGGATGATCTGTCTGAAAACTACAGCGGTGACATTTAAACAAACCTTTAGTGTGGGATGCAAGGTGGTTTTTGAGATGGGTCTCCATCACAAATGTTTTTGCACATGTTTTGCATATAAATGGGCTTGGCATATTATGCTTGGTAATCAAATGGTGCAACAAAGGTCCCTTTTTTAAGGGGCGACACTCACATAGCGTGCAATAAAACTTTCCTTTCCCACGACGTACATATTTCATTATTTCCTCGTCTTTGATATAGCCTTCCTTATCTTCTAAAGTATCTGGGGTGTCTTTTGCAGAGGCAGGGGTGTCTTTTGCAGAGGCAGGGGTGTCTTGTGTACCGGCAGGGGTGTCACCAACCTCTGTAGTGTCCAACAAGTCTTTGGACAAAGAGGAAGTAACTTCGTCTTCTGAGAATACTACACTGTCTGTCAAGAGGGCTGGAGTGTTTTCACTCTCCAAGAACGCTAGTGTGTCCTTTGACACAACAGGAGTTCCTTCATCTTCTGATAATGTAGATGTTTCTTTTAACATAGAAGTGTTAACGCCTTCTGCAATCTCCACTGTGTCCTTTGACTGAGTAGGGGTTGAATTACCTTCTAAGTATTTGGGCATATCTTTTGGTGGAGGTGAAGTGTCCTCCTCTTCTGAAAACTCCATGATGCTCTTTGATATTACTGGAGTATCTTCTTCTTCTGAAAACTCCATAATGTCCTTTAACAGGGCCGGGGTATCCTCCTCTTCAGaaaattccatgatgtttttggAAATATTTGTGGTCTCCTCCTCTTCTGaaaattccatgatgtttttggATATATTTGTGGTCTCCTCTTCTGaaaattccatgatgtttttggATATATTTGAAGTCTCCTCCTCTTCTGaaaattccatgatgtttttggATATAATAGTTGGCTCCTCTTCTTCTTCTGAAAAGTCCATTATGTCCTTTGACAGAGCCGGGGTCTCCTCCTCTTCAGAAAAGTCCATCATTTCCTTAACCTGAGCAggtgcctcctcttcttcctcttctgAAGAATCTGCCAATTCCTTTGACTCAGCAGGAGCTTCTTCTTCTGACACATCCTCTATGAGTTTTTGCTCTGTTGGCATCTCCTCGTCTTCAGAAATGTCCTCAATTCCCTTAGACTGATCTGGTATCACTTCATCTTCAGATGACTCTTCCAAATCCTTTGTCTGAGTAACAGTCTCCTCATCTTCAGAAAAATGTGGTATGCCACCAGGCAAAGCAGGTGCTTCATCGTCATCTGAAAACTCTGGAATGTCTTTTGACTGTGAAGAGGTTGCATCATTATCAGAAAAATCTCTACCCTCTTTAGTATGAGCAGAGTTGGTTTTGCTTGCTTTACTGCTATTGTTACTGGACTCCGACTCTAGCAGCTCCTGATCACTACTTGATTCCTTGTCTTTGACCTCTAATGATTCTCCACTTGCCTTTTCTACACTATTGCTTTTAAATTCACTGTCAGAGCTCTCTTGATTATCCTCAGTTGCCACTTTCTCTGGCCAAGAAGTAAGCGTATCATTATCATCAGGTTTTTCAGCTTCGCTTATTTTCTCCTTCTGCTCCTGATCATCTGCAGACTTTTCGTCTTCACTTGTTACAGGTTCAGATTCATTTCTGTCAGAGTCCATTATCAAAGAATGCTCTGACTTTGTATCTACTACATTTTTCTCCTCATTGTCCCATTTTTCAGGTGCTGCATGATGAGCTAAAATATGATAATAAACATTGCAAAACATCTTGCTTGTGAAAAAGCATCGATGACAATGAAACAATCTTGCACTTTTCTGATAAAATACGAGTTTCCCCAAACCAGCTGTATCCATCTCGTCACAGAATTCTGGATGGATGGTTCCCATGTGTATTTGGATATTTTCATAATCGCTACCACGGAAGCTGCAGCGATCACAATCCAAACACTGCGAGGACTCTTTTAGTTTTCGCATGACTTCCATTTTTGAATCTCCAGTTACAAAAATGTGATGAGATATTCCCAAAGCGACACCAGCGCCAGTGCCTGAAGCaaagtttgaaataaaaaaaataaaaaatttgaattaaaaacttttacaaaaacacacacacacacaaaatggggGAGATCATAAGCCCATCTCTATTTTCAAGTCATATTTTCTCTCCTGAGCACCTGCCTGTCTCACCCCCCTTACTGTACTCTGCCAATTTGGGGTATTTCTGTGCTGTGGCAGCTGGTGTAAGCTGGAGTGAAGAAAGGCATTGGGAGCTGCTGACATGACTCTTCCTCCTCtcactaccaccaccaccaccacggaAACTCACTCAGAGAGGAAAAATCTCTACCTCGCATGTCCAGTTCCTGAATGCTTCTCCACTTCGGCTATCACCGGCGAGCGTCAgtctgtgcgagagagagagcgagcgtcaGTCTGTGCGAGAGAGCTAGCGCCCGTAAGTGCGGGATAGAGAGCTAGCGCACGTATGTGCGGGAGAGAGAGCTAGCGCACGtatgtgcgggagagagagaggtgtagcgCCCGTCTGTGCGAGAGAGTGGTAGCGCCCGTCTGTGCGAGAGCCCCCGTCTGTGTGAAAGAGGTAGCGCCTGTCTGTGCGATGAGCACCCATCTGTGCGAGAGAGCATGTGACAGAGCGCACCCATCTGCGCGAGATCGAGTGAGCGTCAGTCTGTGCGAGATCGAGCATCAGTTTGTGCGAGAGATAGCAAAACAGAGCACGAAACAGAGCATGCcagtctgtgcgagggagcgAGACGGAGAGCGCcagtctgtgcgagggagcgAGACGGAGAGCGCcagtctgtgcgagggagcgAGACGGAGAGCGCcagtctgtgcgagggagcgAGACGGAGAGCGCCAGCCTGTGCGAGGGAGCGAGACGGAGAGCGCCAGCCTGTGCGAGGGAGCGAGACGGAGAGCGCCAGCCTGTGCGAGGGAGCGAGACGGAGAGCGCCAGCCTGTGCGAGGGAGCGAGACGGAGAGCGCCAGCCTGTGCGAGGGAGCGAGACGGAGAGCGCCAGCCTGTGTGAGGGAGCGAGACGGAGAGCGCcagtctgtgcgagggagcgAGACGGAGAGCGCcagtctgtgcgagggagcgAGACGGAGAGCGCcagtctgtgcgagggagcgAGACGGAGAGCGCCAGTCTGTGCGAGGGAGGAGACGGAGAGCGCCAGTCTGTGCGAGGGAGGAGACGGAGAGCGCcagtctgtgcgagggagcgAGACGGAGAGCGCcagtctgtgcgagggagcgAGACGGAGAGCGCCAGCCTGTGCGAGGGAGCGAGACGGAGAGCGCCAGCCTGTGCGAGGGAGCGAGACGGAGAGCGCcagtctgtgcgagggagcgAGACGGAGAGCGCCAGCCTGTgcgagggagtgagacggagagcGCCAGCCTGTGCGAGGGAGCGAGACGGAGAGCGCCAGCCTGTGCGAGGGAGCGAGACGGAGAGCGCcagtctgtgcgagggagcgAGACGGAGAGCGCcagtctgtgcgagggagcgAGACGGAGAGCGCcagtctgtgcgagggagcgAGGAGAGCGCCAGTCTGTGCGAGGGAGGAGACGGAGAGCGCcagtctgtgcgagggagcgAGACGGAGAGCGCcagtctgtgcgagggagcgAGACGGAGAGCGCCAGTCTGTGCGAGGGAGGAGACGGAGAGCGCcagtctgtgcgagggagcgAGACGGAGAGCGCCAGCCTGTGCGAGGGAGCGAGACGGAGAGCGCCAGCCTGTGCGAGGGAGCGAGacggagaggagacggagagcaTCAGTCTGTGCGAGGAAGCGAGACGGAGAGCGCCAGCCTGTGCGAGGGAGCGAGACGGAGAGCGCCAGCCTGTGCGAGGGAGCGAGACGGAGAGCGTcagtctgtgcgagggagcgAGACGGAGAGCGTcagtctgtgcgagggagcgAGACGGAGAGCGTcagtctgtgcgagggagcgAGACGGAGAGCGTcagtctgtgcgagggagcgAGACGGAGAGCGTcagtctgtgcgagggagcgAGACGGAGAGCGCcagtctgtgcgagggagcgAGGAGAGCGCcagtctgtgcgagggagcgAGACGGAGAGCGTcagtctgtgcgagggagc
This genomic interval carries:
- the CHAMP1 gene encoding chromosome alignment-maintaining phosphoprotein 1 isoform X2, which codes for MRGTGAGVALGISHHIFVTGDSKMEVMRKLKESSQCLDCDRCSFRGSDYENIQIHMGTIHPEFCDEMDTAGLGKLVFYQKSARLFHCHRCFFTSKMFCNVYYHILAHHAAPEKWDNEEKNVVDTKSEHSLIMDSDRNESEPVTSEDEKSADDQEQKEKISEAEKPDDNDTLTSWPEKVATEDNQESSDSEFKSNSVEKASGESLEVKDKESSSDQELLESESSNNSSKASKTNSAHTKEGRDFSDNDATSSQSKDIPEFSDDDEAPALPGGIPHFSEDEETVTQTKDLEESSEDEVIPDQSKGIEDISEDEEMPTEQKLIEDVSEEEAPAESKELADSSEEEEEEAPAQVKEMMDFSEEEETPALSKDIMDFSEEEEEPTIISKNIMEFSEEEETSNISKNIMEFSEEETTNISKNIMEFSEEEETTNISKNIMEFSEEEDTPALLKDIMEFSEEEDTPVISKSIMEFSEEEDTSPPPKDMPKYLEGNSTPTQSKDTVEIAEGVNTSMLKETSTLSEDEGTPVVSKDTLAFLESENTPALLTDSVVFSEDEVTSSLSKDLLDTTEVGDTPAGTQDTPASAKDTPASAKDTPDTLEDKEGYIKDEEIMKYVRRGKGKFYCTLCECRPLKKGPLLHHLITKHNMPSPFICKTCAKTFVMETHLKNHLASHTKGLFKCHRCSFQTDHPRGFKKHQTHCQSRHQDEDDVKTVSDLKEQNKEEN
- the CHAMP1 gene encoding chromosome alignment-maintaining phosphoprotein 1 isoform X1, with the protein product MRGRDFSSLSTGAGVALGISHHIFVTGDSKMEVMRKLKESSQCLDCDRCSFRGSDYENIQIHMGTIHPEFCDEMDTAGLGKLVFYQKSARLFHCHRCFFTSKMFCNVYYHILAHHAAPEKWDNEEKNVVDTKSEHSLIMDSDRNESEPVTSEDEKSADDQEQKEKISEAEKPDDNDTLTSWPEKVATEDNQESSDSEFKSNSVEKASGESLEVKDKESSSDQELLESESSNNSSKASKTNSAHTKEGRDFSDNDATSSQSKDIPEFSDDDEAPALPGGIPHFSEDEETVTQTKDLEESSEDEVIPDQSKGIEDISEDEEMPTEQKLIEDVSEEEAPAESKELADSSEEEEEEAPAQVKEMMDFSEEEETPALSKDIMDFSEEEEEPTIISKNIMEFSEEEETSNISKNIMEFSEEETTNISKNIMEFSEEEETTNISKNIMEFSEEEDTPALLKDIMEFSEEEDTPVISKSIMEFSEEEDTSPPPKDMPKYLEGNSTPTQSKDTVEIAEGVNTSMLKETSTLSEDEGTPVVSKDTLAFLESENTPALLTDSVVFSEDEVTSSLSKDLLDTTEVGDTPAGTQDTPASAKDTPASAKDTPDTLEDKEGYIKDEEIMKYVRRGKGKFYCTLCECRPLKKGPLLHHLITKHNMPSPFICKTCAKTFVMETHLKNHLASHTKGLFKCHRCSFQTDHPRGFKKHQTHCQSRHQDEDDVKTVSDLKEQNKEEN
- the CHAMP1 gene encoding chromosome alignment-maintaining phosphoprotein 1 isoform X3, with the protein product MEVMRKLKESSQCLDCDRCSFRGSDYENIQIHMGTIHPEFCDEMDTAGLGKLVFYQKSARLFHCHRCFFTSKMFCNVYYHILAHHAAPEKWDNEEKNVVDTKSEHSLIMDSDRNESEPVTSEDEKSADDQEQKEKISEAEKPDDNDTLTSWPEKVATEDNQESSDSEFKSNSVEKASGESLEVKDKESSSDQELLESESSNNSSKASKTNSAHTKEGRDFSDNDATSSQSKDIPEFSDDDEAPALPGGIPHFSEDEETVTQTKDLEESSEDEVIPDQSKGIEDISEDEEMPTEQKLIEDVSEEEAPAESKELADSSEEEEEEAPAQVKEMMDFSEEEETPALSKDIMDFSEEEEEPTIISKNIMEFSEEEETSNISKNIMEFSEEETTNISKNIMEFSEEEETTNISKNIMEFSEEEDTPALLKDIMEFSEEEDTPVISKSIMEFSEEEDTSPPPKDMPKYLEGNSTPTQSKDTVEIAEGVNTSMLKETSTLSEDEGTPVVSKDTLAFLESENTPALLTDSVVFSEDEVTSSLSKDLLDTTEVGDTPAGTQDTPASAKDTPASAKDTPDTLEDKEGYIKDEEIMKYVRRGKGKFYCTLCECRPLKKGPLLHHLITKHNMPSPFICKTCAKTFVMETHLKNHLASHTKGLFKCHRCSFQTDHPRGFKKHQTHCQSRHQDEDDVKTVSDLKEQNKEEN